From one Solanum lycopersicum chromosome 12, SLM_r2.1 genomic stretch:
- the LOC138340393 gene encoding uncharacterized protein, whose translation MTIGAVAFMIVFQVMDMETSYNFLLGRPWIHMARAVPSTLYQVVKFEYNNQEIIVHGKDDSPIYRDPSNPYIEAKEGCDSGCNQKISNSINVGFDNMTCMRNSLPDFKELYILESPSQEVEYDEEEAFREINRELEQFEHKSKPNLSETETINLGSSEDVKEIKINLHINQDIREAIIQLLFEYKDVFAWSYDDMSGLSVDLVVHKFLVYPNFPPVQQKRRKVKPDVSEKIKEEIMKQLNAKVIQVIRYTTWVMPFGLKNVGATYIRDMTTMFNDMMHKEIEVYVHNVKIKSKTQVDHVQDLRKFLERVRRYDLKLNAAKCAFGVPFAKLLGFISIEGE comes from the exons ATGACAATTGGGGCAGTAGCCTTTATGATTGTGTTCCAAGTAATGGATATGGAAacatcttataattttttactagGGAGGCCATGGATCCACATGGCTCGAGCCGTACCATCAACTCTATATCAAGTTGTCAAGTTTGAATACAACAATCAGGAAATCATTGTTCATGGGAAAGATGATTCACCTATTTACAGAGATCCATCTAACCCATATATTGAGGCAAAAGAAGGATGTGATTCT GGTTGTAATCAGAAAATTTCAAA TTCTATAAATGTCGGCTTTGATAACATGACATGCATGCGGAATTCACTCCCTGATTTCAAAGAGTTGTATATTCTTGAATCACCAAGTCAAGAGGTGGAATATGATGAAGAAGAGGCTTTTAGGGAAATTAATAGGGAACTGGAACAGTTTGAGCACAAATCGAAGCCTAATCTTAGTGAAACTGAGACAATCAATTTGGGAAGTTCCGAGGATgttaaggaaataaaaataaatttacatatCAATCAGGATATCAGAGAGGCAATAATACAACTTTTGTTTGAATACAAAGATGTATTTGCTTGGTCTTATGATGACATGTCAGGTTTGAGTGTTGATTTAGTAGTTCATAAGTTTCTCGTTTATCCTAATTTTCCACCCGTCCAACAGAAAAGAAGGAAAGTCAAACCGGACGTGAGTGAAAAAATCAAGGAAGAAATAATGAAACAATTGAATGCAAAGGTGATCCAAGTTATTCGTTACACTACTTg GGTCATGCCATTTGGTCTTAAAAATGTTGGAGCCACTTACATAAGGGATATGACCACCATGTTCAATGATATGATGCATAAAGAAATTGAAGTATACGTCCACAACGTAAAAATCAAGTCTAAAACACAAGTTGATCATGTGCAAGATCTGAGAAAATTCTTGGAAAGAGTGCGAAGATATGACCTCAAGCTTAATGCAGCAAAATGTGCATTCGGAGTTCCATTTGCAAAACTTCTGGGTTTTATTTCAATTGAAGGAGAATAG